GAGTGCTGCAGGTGATGACGATGCCCTTGGCCCCCTCCTTGACCTGGGATGCGGCCAGCTGGGTCAGGTCGCTGCACATGCGCAACGTGTAGTAGGACAGGGGCTGAAAGCTCCAGTCCTGCAACGCGATACTCTCCCGGTACTCCTCGGGCAGAAAGCATTCCAGCTCCGCTTGTCCCAGAGGGATCTTCTCCTTGGAACTGCCCTCCCGACGATGGACGATCTGTCCGCCGGCCAGGATGAGGGCGATCTTGTCTCTGTTCGACATAACGCTTGTCTTTCCTCTCTTCGGGGCGGCCCCCGGTCTGTCTCGAGGGGACGGCCGGGGTCAGTACCCCAGGCTCTCCCCCACCATGATAACATGCGTCCTTCTCCCGTTGGTGGGACGCTCGAGGATCAGCAGCGCGCGGCAGACCCGGGAGGGGGAGTCGCAATCCACGCAATGGCCGGTCTGGATACAGGGGGTGCTGCCGCTCAGACGAAGGACGTTGGGGGGCGTCGCCGCACGGGCTCGGCTGATCGCTTCCTCCAGCGAGCCCGCCACCTTGTTGATGCCGATGACGAAGATCAGAATATTGCGTCCCCAGGCCATGGCGCTGACCCGGTTGCCGTTGCCGTCGATGTTCACGATCATGCCGTCGCGGGTGACCGCGTTGGCGCTGGTGAGGAAGTAGTCCGAGCAGTACTCGTCCATGAGCGTCTGCATCCGCTCCTCCGGCGTCAGGTTCGGGTTCCAGTGATGGTGAATCGTGCACCCCCGCTCGGCGAGCCTTTCCATGGCGCCGATCTCACGGATCGTCACCGTGCCCGGAACGCCCACGACGGCCCCCTCCGGGATCAGCTTGAGGACCTCCTCCAGAGCGGCCTCCCGCGTCGGTGCGTAGACGGCCTGATACCCCTTTTTGTTCAGCTCCTTGACCACGGTGTTCCCCAACGCCTCGTGGGCCTTGGTGCGCGCGGCTTCGAACGGATTCATGATCTGTTTCCCCCTCCGAATCTGAGTGTCGTTTTGTAAGGATCGGAAAATTCGGCGGGAACAGGCCCGCCGTCTTGCCTTAATGACGCCGCCGGGGAACAGGCCGTGAGCCGGCGAAGGCTTCCGGGAGCCGCGAAAGGTGCGCATCGGTTCCGTTATTTGGGGGTTGCCCTTTTGCGCTTTTTGGGGGG
The sequence above is drawn from the Fretibacterium sp. OH1220_COT-178 genome and encodes:
- a CDS encoding lactate utilization protein — its product is MNPFEAARTKAHEALGNTVVKELNKKGYQAVYAPTREAALEEVLKLIPEGAVVGVPGTVTIREIGAMERLAERGCTIHHHWNPNLTPEERMQTLMDEYCSDYFLTSANAVTRDGMIVNIDGNGNRVSAMAWGRNILIFVIGINKVAGSLEEAISRARAATPPNVLRLSGSTPCIQTGHCVDCDSPSRVCRALLILERPTNGRRTHVIMVGESLGY